A region from the Melanotaenia boesemani isolate fMelBoe1 chromosome 11, fMelBoe1.pri, whole genome shotgun sequence genome encodes:
- the LOC121649193 gene encoding beta-1,3-galactosyl-O-glycosyl-glycoprotein beta-1,6-N-acetylglucosaminyltransferase-like codes for MRLLKRSWLCLLLKLAIAVGSLSLVFLVSQLNTDWAPGFTHKYSWLEYTADVGGPEKGCNCSAILQGDWKALERAKILTITKDVRKSIQIPDDYYINATTDCRSFKLRRKYIMFPLSKEEEDFPLAFSIIVHHKVQNFERLLRAIYVPQNIYCVHVDKKSKASVSSAISAIASFFPNVFLVSQADNVVYAGWPRVQADLNCMADLYNASTKWKYFINLCGQDFPLKTNLEMVRMLRALRGGNSLESESFPPEKKWRVSYVHQIINGGIQRTNKTKDPPPFNLPIMSGNAYIVVSRGYVRSVLKDRRIHALIEWSKDTYSPDEHLWATIQRVPGVPGSKWPHRKYDMSDLNAIARLVKWEAHEGLEDSMGAVYPECKGTHVRQICVYGAGDLQWLLEHNHLFANKFDVDTDPIAIFCLEKYLRQKALAD; via the exons ATGCGGTTGCTAAAACGAAGTTGGCTGTGCCTGTTACTGAAGCTCGCTATTGCAGTGGGATCACTGAGTTTGGTGTTTCTTGTCAGTCAGCTGAACACAGACTGGGCACCTGGCTTTACCCATAAGTACAGCTGGTTAGAATATACAGCTGATGTTGGTGGCCCAGAGAAAGGGTGCAACTGTTCAGCAATCCTGCAGGGAGACTGGAAGGCGTTGGAGCGCGCCAAAATACTGACTATCACTAAAGACGTCCGCAAGAGTATACAGATCCCTGATGACTATTACATTAATGCAACGACAGACTGCAG GAGTTTCAAGTTAAGGCGCAAGTACATCATGTTCCCGTTAagcaaggaggaggaagactttCCATTGGCTTTTTCAATAATTGTGCATCACAAG GTGCAGAACTTTGAACGACTACTGCGGGCGATTTATGTCCctcaaaatatttattgtgttcATGTGGACAAAAAATCAAAAGCTTCAGTCTCCTCTGCCATCAGTGCTATTGCGTCCTTTTTCCCCAATGTCTTCCTAGTCAGCCAGGCTGACAATGTGGTCTATGCTGGCTGGCCGCGTGTCCAAGCTGACCTTAATTGCATGGCTGATCTCTATAATGCCAGCACAAAGTGGAAATACTTTATCAACCTTTGTGGTCAGGACTTCCCTCTGAAAACCAACTTGGAGATGGTAAGGATGCTGCGCGCCCTGAGGGGCGGGAACAGCTTGGAGTCTGAAAGCTTCCCTCCAGAAAAGAAGTGGAGAGTGTCATATGTTCATCAGATCATTAATGGAGGAATCCAG aggacaaataaaacaaaggatcCACCTCCTTTCAATCTGCCCATCATGTCAGGAAATGCCTACATTGTGGTTAGCCGAGGATATGTCCGCAGTGTGTTGAAAGACCGCCGAATACATGCACTGATAGAGTGGTCCAAAGACACTTACAGTCCTGATGAGCATCTCTGGGCAACCATTCAACGAGTCCCTGGTGTTCCTGGCTCTAAGTGGCCCCACCGTAAATATGACATGTCAGATTTAAATGCAATTGCTCGGCTGGTTAAGTGGGAGGCGCATGAAGGGTTAGAGGATTCAATGGGGGCTGTGTACCCAGAGTGCAAAGGCACCCATGTCAGGCAAATATGTGTATATGGTGCTGGAGACCTGCAGTGGCTGCTTGAACATAACCACCTTTTTGCCAATAAGTTTGATGTGGATACTGACCCCATTGCCATCTTTTGCTTGGAGAAATACCTCAGACAAAAAGCTTTGGCTGATTAG